Proteins from a genomic interval of Leptospira kanakyensis:
- the typA gene encoding translational GTPase TypA → MEIRNIAIIAHVDHGKTTLTDCILRHTGAVTAKEDRERLMDSNTLEQEKGITILAKNTSVKYKGTRINIVDTPGHADFGGEVERVLSMTDCTLLLVDAFDGPMPQTRFVLGKSLQLGHRPIVVVNKVDREGARPGYSVDKVFDLFSDLGATEEQLDFPIIYASAKQGWAVNQLSEVPGSNIEPLLDKVLEHVAAVKNESDKALQFQVTALDYNEYVGRIAIGKIYQGTMKKSADVTLAKTNGSTANYKITKLYGYEGLTRYEIDEAGSGDIVAMAGIPDVFIGDTVCDLGNPLPLPAIQVEEPTVSMFFMVNNSPFAGKEGKFVTTRNLRERLDRELETNVALRLEETEDKDRFKILGRGELHLSILIENMRREGYELQVSRPEVIIKQNELGEKIEPYETLVMDLPDQYSGACIQELNRRKGELTGMDAHTSGITRVEYTIPTRGLIGFRGHFISETRGEGVMSSRFLRFDKYKGEIPGRKNGALISMDSGESTAYALWKVQERGDLFIEPQVAVYPGMILGMNSRDSDLEVNPVREKKLTNVRASGSDEAIRLVPPKKLTLEQSIEFLDDDELLEVTPASLRLRKKVLDASMRKRSGGGR, encoded by the coding sequence ATGGAAATTCGCAACATCGCCATCATCGCACACGTCGACCACGGTAAGACGACACTAACAGATTGTATCCTTCGCCATACGGGCGCCGTAACCGCAAAAGAAGACCGAGAAAGACTCATGGATTCCAACACATTGGAACAGGAAAAAGGGATTACCATCCTTGCCAAGAACACTTCGGTAAAATACAAAGGCACTCGCATTAATATCGTAGACACTCCAGGTCACGCTGACTTTGGAGGGGAAGTGGAACGAGTTCTGTCCATGACAGACTGTACATTATTACTTGTCGATGCTTTCGACGGTCCGATGCCACAAACTCGTTTTGTTCTTGGAAAATCACTCCAACTTGGGCACAGACCGATTGTGGTTGTAAACAAAGTGGATCGCGAAGGGGCAAGACCTGGATATTCAGTAGACAAAGTTTTTGATTTGTTTAGTGATCTCGGTGCCACCGAAGAACAGTTAGATTTTCCTATCATCTATGCTTCGGCAAAACAAGGTTGGGCGGTAAACCAACTTTCAGAAGTTCCTGGATCAAACATTGAACCTCTTTTAGATAAAGTTTTGGAACATGTGGCTGCGGTTAAAAACGAAAGTGACAAAGCCCTCCAATTCCAAGTCACAGCTCTTGATTATAATGAATACGTTGGTCGTATTGCCATTGGTAAAATCTACCAAGGAACTATGAAAAAAAGTGCTGATGTAACACTTGCAAAAACAAATGGAAGCACTGCTAATTATAAAATCACAAAACTTTACGGTTACGAAGGACTCACTCGTTACGAAATCGATGAAGCGGGCTCTGGAGATATCGTAGCTATGGCTGGGATTCCAGATGTATTCATCGGGGATACAGTTTGTGATTTAGGAAATCCACTTCCACTTCCTGCCATCCAAGTAGAAGAACCAACTGTTTCCATGTTCTTTATGGTCAACAACTCACCGTTTGCTGGGAAAGAAGGTAAATTTGTTACCACACGTAACTTAAGAGAACGCCTTGACCGCGAACTCGAAACGAACGTGGCTCTTCGTTTGGAAGAAACAGAAGACAAAGATCGTTTTAAAATTTTAGGACGTGGGGAACTCCACTTATCCATCCTCATTGAAAACATGAGACGAGAAGGATACGAACTCCAAGTATCTCGTCCAGAAGTGATCATCAAACAAAACGAACTTGGGGAAAAGATTGAACCTTATGAAACCCTCGTGATGGACCTTCCTGACCAATACTCAGGTGCTTGTATCCAAGAGCTAAACCGCCGTAAGGGTGAGTTAACAGGAATGGACGCTCACACTTCTGGAATCACCCGTGTGGAGTACACCATTCCCACAAGAGGACTGATCGGATTTAGAGGTCATTTTATTTCTGAAACTCGTGGAGAAGGGGTAATGTCTAGCCGTTTCCTACGTTTTGATAAATACAAAGGCGAAATTCCTGGTCGTAAAAACGGTGCTCTCATTTCTATGGACTCTGGAGAATCCACTGCTTACGCACTATGGAAGGTGCAAGAACGTGGGGATCTTTTCATTGAACCACAAGTAGCAGTTTACCCTGGTATGATTCTTGGAATGAACAGCAGGGATTCTGATTTAGAAGTAAACCCAGTTCGTGAGAAAAAACTCACAAACGTTCGGGCTTCTGGATCGGATGAAGCAATTCGTCTTGTTCCACCAAAGAAACTCACTTTGGAACAATCCATTGAATTTTTAGATGATGATGAACTTCTGGAAGTGACTCCTGCAAGTTTACGCCTTCGCAAAAAAGTTTTGGATGCGAGCATGAGAAAAAGATCTGGCGGCGGAAGATAA
- a CDS encoding ammonium transporter — protein MKRFGILFSLVVFLVASSLGAEEADGNKESLETLAKEMATIKASLAETKLALETTKQESNWVWTCIAAFLVFFMQAGFAYVEAGFTRAKNAVNILMKNFSDLTVGAIAYWVVGFSIMFGPQLLSGFGVGVPAFAESLINAEDGSMDPAKYTFFIFQIVFAATAATIVSGAMAERTKFSAYLVFSIIITAFIYPIFGSFAWGSLNGISIGFLESLGLGGGEGVGFHDFAGSTVVHSVGAWAGLAGAIVVGPRMGKFQTDGRVYPILGHNMSMAALGVFILWFGWFGFNPGSTTSIEGGSFARIAVVTHMSACAGAISAMILTWLLFKKPEIGLTLNGGLAGLVAITAPCDVVSITGAVVIGTVAGVLVIVSVLFLDKIKIDDPVGAVSVHGVCGAWGTLSVGLFSIETGLFAGAGFAQFAAQAIGVVTAFLWAFPTSFLMFYVIKKTMGLRVSEEEELLGLDILEHGNEAYPVSK, from the coding sequence ATGAAACGATTTGGAATTTTATTTAGTTTAGTTGTCTTTTTGGTTGCCTCCTCCTTGGGAGCTGAAGAGGCAGATGGCAACAAAGAGAGTCTAGAAACATTGGCAAAAGAAATGGCGACCATTAAGGCATCCTTAGCGGAAACCAAACTAGCGTTAGAAACAACCAAACAGGAGTCAAACTGGGTTTGGACCTGTATCGCAGCCTTTCTTGTATTTTTTATGCAAGCAGGATTCGCTTATGTGGAAGCGGGATTCACTAGGGCAAAAAATGCCGTGAATATCCTTATGAAAAACTTCTCTGACTTAACAGTAGGAGCGATTGCCTATTGGGTAGTTGGTTTTTCGATTATGTTTGGACCTCAACTCTTAAGTGGATTTGGGGTGGGGGTTCCTGCTTTTGCAGAAAGTCTGATCAATGCAGAAGATGGAAGTATGGATCCTGCTAAATATACTTTTTTTATCTTCCAAATTGTATTTGCGGCAACGGCTGCGACCATTGTATCAGGGGCAATGGCAGAGAGGACAAAGTTCTCTGCCTATTTGGTGTTTTCCATCATCATCACTGCCTTCATTTATCCGATCTTTGGGTCTTTTGCTTGGGGAAGCCTCAACGGAATTTCTATAGGATTTTTGGAATCTCTTGGCCTCGGTGGGGGTGAAGGTGTTGGGTTTCATGATTTTGCCGGATCTACTGTCGTTCATAGTGTCGGTGCTTGGGCAGGTCTTGCCGGAGCTATCGTGGTGGGTCCACGGATGGGGAAATTCCAAACAGATGGCAGAGTGTATCCCATTTTAGGACACAATATGTCTATGGCTGCTCTCGGTGTGTTTATTCTTTGGTTTGGTTGGTTTGGGTTTAACCCTGGTTCGACGACTTCTATCGAAGGTGGAAGTTTTGCAAGGATTGCCGTTGTCACTCACATGTCTGCTTGTGCGGGAGCTATTTCTGCGATGATTCTCACTTGGCTTTTATTTAAAAAACCGGAAATTGGTCTGACCTTAAATGGGGGACTTGCCGGTCTTGTGGCCATCACAGCACCCTGTGATGTCGTAAGCATTACAGGTGCCGTTGTGATTGGAACGGTAGCCGGTGTGCTTGTGATTGTATCTGTCCTATTTCTAGATAAAATCAAAATTGATGATCCTGTTGGTGCTGTCTCCGTTCACGGTGTCTGTGGGGCTTGGGGGACACTCTCGGTAGGGCTTTTCAGTATAGAAACAGGACTTTTTGCAGGAGCAGGTTTTGCTCAGTTTGCAGCCCAAGCCATCGGTGTGGTGACTGCTTTCCTTTGGGCTTTTCCGACAAGTTTCCTTATGTTTTATGTAATCAAAAAAACTATGGGACTTCGTGTTTCGGAAGAAGAAGAGTTACTCGGACTCGATATTTTAGAACACGGAAACGAGGCTTACCCCGTTTCCAAATAG
- a CDS encoding menaquinone biosynthetic enzyme MqnA/MqnD family protein translates to MKIGIVKHLNARPLTLYFERTSGYSPVYENPSVLIELLKKGELDCALVSSIECERNRETLDYTTVVGVCARDVVRSVLFFRHESEPGAPKVVYTDKGSRSSVALLQCLLFREFGKLVEVVPTPASEISEMMKEGKGSHLLFGDHALLQTPVPGYQVVDLAEWWNRSTGLYFCFAFWAFPKGKVWDDRLFLTALEYGLKELDSIIKEEKRLPIAITDRYLKQELHYIPESKNLDGFDLFIKTAKELKLV, encoded by the coding sequence ATGAAAATAGGCATCGTAAAACACCTGAATGCCCGCCCCCTCACCCTCTATTTCGAGCGAACTTCCGGATATTCACCAGTTTACGAGAATCCGAGTGTCCTGATTGAACTCCTAAAAAAAGGAGAGTTAGACTGTGCTCTTGTTTCTTCTATTGAATGTGAAAGAAATCGTGAGACTTTGGACTACACGACAGTGGTCGGTGTCTGCGCAAGGGATGTCGTTCGTTCGGTCCTTTTTTTCCGTCATGAATCAGAACCGGGTGCACCAAAGGTAGTTTATACAGACAAAGGTTCTCGTTCGAGTGTGGCTCTCCTCCAATGCCTACTTTTTAGAGAATTTGGAAAGTTAGTGGAGGTGGTTCCAACCCCTGCTTCGGAAATTTCAGAGATGATGAAAGAGGGAAAAGGATCACATTTACTTTTTGGAGACCATGCTCTTTTGCAAACACCAGTTCCTGGCTATCAGGTGGTTGACCTTGCGGAATGGTGGAATCGTTCTACAGGATTGTATTTTTGTTTTGCTTTTTGGGCCTTTCCTAAAGGAAAAGTTTGGGATGACAGACTATTTTTAACGGCTCTAGAATACGGACTGAAAGAACTCGATTCGATCATCAAAGAAGAAAAGAGACTTCCCATTGCCATAACTGATAGGTATCTCAAACAAGAGTTACACTATATACCAGAGAGTAAAAATTTAGATGGGTTTGATTTGTTTATCAAAACCGCAAAAGAACTAAAACTCGTTTAA
- a CDS encoding LIC11874 family lipoprotein: protein MFRFLPFTLILLFLFGCFEYEETILFRKQSSGTVEITYTVPLKKDSNDSLIKFLPTSKEEIIGSVKKKSNNNLQVRDFTFRELEKSETTDMYFKRKGKVSYKLDFEDPLHLEGVLVGTFSIKSKPRTLLIKRDFPNLTDSVVTEAGAGEKKIISETSRLLKEGRIQFKVLFPKDSECSSNRGFIGLGNLTYQIPLQETLENPDSKTWEYKIRFF from the coding sequence GTGTTTCGTTTCCTTCCTTTTACCCTCATTTTATTATTCCTTTTTGGTTGTTTTGAATACGAAGAAACCATTTTGTTTCGAAAACAAAGTTCCGGGACAGTGGAGATTACCTATACAGTTCCACTAAAAAAGGACTCAAACGACTCACTCATCAAATTCCTACCGACTTCCAAGGAAGAAATCATAGGGTCCGTCAAAAAAAAGTCGAATAACAACCTACAGGTGAGGGATTTCACTTTTCGCGAACTAGAAAAATCAGAAACAACGGATATGTATTTCAAACGAAAAGGAAAAGTATCTTATAAATTAGATTTTGAAGACCCTTTACATTTAGAAGGGGTACTTGTCGGAACCTTTTCTATCAAATCCAAACCGAGAACCCTTCTCATCAAAAGAGATTTTCCTAACCTAACAGACAGTGTTGTGACAGAAGCCGGGGCGGGTGAGAAAAAAATCATTTCGGAAACATCCAGACTTCTCAAAGAAGGACGTATACAATTTAAGGTTTTATTTCCCAAAGATTCAGAATGTAGTTCCAACAGAGGATTCATTGGACTAGGGAATTTAACTTACCAAATTCCTCTCCAAGAAACTTTGGAAAATCCGGATTCCAAAACCTGGGAATATAAAATTCGTTTTTTTTAA
- a CDS encoding AsmA family protein, whose protein sequence is MKKIGYGIGAAIAAILLIVIIALVFAGSFITPSFLVKQIESSINVRAHVESVNISLFNVLSGIEIEGIILAPRDEVANKGTPLEERKSKPKGLIQLGKADVKISFLALLTKTLKVNKIVLKKPEISLTMNEDGGNNLTSLFKTPKIVDGEKNPALSPEALAEKKAAEEEEAKEKASAPPSGPFSIKDIPIAIKMGLVGIQEGTIQVNMRKTGQQIQIQKLDLELKDIDIDGSDLESHNNVNVNFDADVTIIGRNKKEAAKFLLETEGKLTPFVVKTGLVNPKVIYEVTMKEDSFLSGFAAFDAIAGELPALNQAGLKLDKLKEKAELKKDVSFKVEYSNGKVTFLDEPTFPTKNYDLQITKGSYIITTTNYHEMRMGMLYDEDESKKSLASVDEKIKQATKGQGDPKALRNKIVGNLVKDERLFIPFRTYGDIRNPNVELGVGLGTLTDLIGGAVKEVIKGKAGDALKKIPGAGDALKGLGF, encoded by the coding sequence ATGAAAAAAATAGGGTACGGAATTGGAGCAGCGATTGCAGCAATTCTCCTCATCGTAATCATCGCGTTAGTTTTTGCTGGGAGTTTCATCACCCCTAGTTTTCTTGTCAAACAAATCGAATCATCCATCAATGTGCGAGCTCATGTCGAATCTGTTAACATCAGTTTGTTCAATGTTCTTTCTGGAATCGAGATCGAAGGAATCATCCTTGCTCCGCGCGATGAAGTAGCAAACAAAGGAACACCTCTCGAGGAAAGAAAATCAAAACCCAAGGGTCTCATTCAGCTTGGAAAAGCGGATGTAAAAATTTCCTTTTTAGCCCTTCTCACGAAAACTTTAAAAGTAAATAAAATTGTTCTAAAAAAACCAGAGATCTCTCTGACTATGAATGAAGATGGTGGGAACAATTTAACTTCTCTTTTCAAAACACCTAAAATTGTAGATGGAGAAAAGAACCCAGCACTTTCCCCAGAAGCCTTAGCGGAAAAAAAAGCAGCAGAGGAAGAAGAAGCAAAAGAAAAAGCGAGTGCCCCTCCTTCTGGCCCATTTTCGATCAAAGACATTCCGATTGCCATAAAGATGGGACTTGTAGGGATCCAAGAAGGAACCATCCAAGTGAATATGCGTAAAACGGGCCAACAAATACAAATTCAAAAATTGGATTTAGAATTAAAAGACATTGATATTGATGGAAGCGATCTTGAGTCGCATAACAATGTTAATGTGAATTTTGATGCGGATGTCACAATCATTGGTAGAAACAAAAAAGAAGCAGCTAAGTTTCTATTGGAAACAGAAGGAAAACTAACACCTTTTGTGGTCAAAACGGGACTTGTAAATCCAAAAGTCATTTATGAAGTCACAATGAAAGAGGACTCTTTTTTGTCTGGGTTTGCTGCGTTTGATGCCATTGCGGGCGAACTTCCAGCATTAAACCAAGCGGGATTAAAACTGGATAAACTAAAGGAAAAAGCAGAATTGAAAAAAGACGTTTCCTTTAAAGTGGAATATAGTAATGGTAAAGTCACCTTCCTCGACGAACCAACCTTCCCAACTAAAAACTACGACTTACAAATCACCAAAGGATCGTACATCATCACCACAACAAACTACCATGAAATGAGAATGGGTATGCTTTACGATGAAGACGAATCTAAGAAGTCACTTGCATCCGTAGATGAAAAAATCAAACAAGCCACCAAAGGCCAAGGGGATCCCAAAGCCCTTCGCAATAAAATTGTTGGTAATCTCGTTAAAGACGAGAGGCTTTTCATTCCCTTTCGCACTTATGGAGACATTCGCAATCCAAATGTAGAACTTGGGGTAGGACTTGGAACTCTCACCGATCTAATTGGCGGAGCAGTCAAAGAGGTGATCAAAGGCAAAGCTGGTGACGCTTTGAAAAAAATTCCAGGTGCGGGAGATGCACTCAAAGGATTGGGATTTTAA
- a CDS encoding HIT family protein encodes MSSYEEHSHRKNLFSIGKLGYAKGDRPNVDCILCGVRDKNEIVPNLTIAETELSIVSINLFPYNPGHIIIFPKRHIIHYLELTEEEALDIHRLTQKAMRILEKQWRVQGFNIGYNLGKNSGGSIPHIHEHIVPRFPNEAGFLDVISNTRIVIYEPYQMWDDLKKLWVEEVTD; translated from the coding sequence ATGAGTTCCTATGAAGAACACTCCCATAGAAAAAACCTCTTCAGTATAGGGAAATTGGGTTATGCCAAAGGAGATAGACCCAATGTGGACTGCATTCTTTGTGGGGTGCGTGATAAAAACGAAATTGTTCCCAATCTGACCATTGCAGAAACAGAACTTTCAATAGTCTCCATTAACCTATTCCCTTACAATCCGGGACATATCATCATCTTTCCCAAACGTCATATCATTCATTACCTTGAACTAACAGAAGAGGAAGCTTTAGACATCCATAGACTCACACAAAAAGCCATGAGGATTCTTGAAAAACAATGGCGGGTGCAGGGATTTAATATTGGTTACAATCTTGGGAAAAATAGCGGGGGATCGATTCCGCATATCCATGAACATATCGTTCCTAGGTTTCCCAATGAGGCAGGTTTTTTAGACGTAATTTCCAATACAAGGATTGTGATCTACGAACCCTACCAAATGTGGGATGACTTAAAAAAACTTTGGGTAGAAGAAGTAACCGACTAA
- the rsmH gene encoding 16S rRNA (cytosine(1402)-N(4))-methyltransferase RsmH, giving the protein MSESPHIPVLPREVIDLLQKTDSPEPQWFLDGTAGEGGHSKLILQTFPNAKLILIDRDSVMLERAKKEILSVIGSLDRVHAFQMNFSEVDQDLLESLDCPGLDGALVDLGVSLFHFLHSGRGFTFKNEEPLDMRLEPQVGRKTAADVVNYSTVLHLKKVFWEYGEERWALKIANNIVQSRHKKKFETNTDLVKLVESSIPRKFWPKETHPATRIFQALRIEVNEELLHAEKGIRNIAACLKTGGVLACISFHSLEDRIVKWTFRDLKANDQFEILTKKPILPTDTEIRENRASRSAKLRGIQKIEPILNKRWER; this is encoded by the coding sequence GTGTCAGAATCGCCTCATATTCCCGTACTTCCCAGAGAAGTCATCGATTTACTCCAAAAAACGGATAGCCCCGAACCCCAATGGTTCCTTGACGGTACTGCTGGGGAAGGTGGACACTCCAAACTCATTTTACAGACCTTTCCGAATGCCAAACTCATTTTGATCGATCGTGACAGCGTGATGTTAGAACGAGCCAAAAAAGAAATTTTATCCGTCATTGGTTCCCTCGATCGGGTACATGCTTTCCAAATGAACTTTTCTGAAGTGGACCAAGACCTATTGGAATCTTTGGATTGCCCTGGCCTTGATGGGGCACTGGTAGACTTAGGAGTTTCTCTTTTTCATTTTTTACATTCTGGTCGCGGGTTTACTTTTAAAAATGAAGAACCCCTGGATATGAGGCTTGAACCCCAAGTGGGCAGGAAAACTGCCGCCGATGTAGTTAATTATAGCACAGTCCTCCATCTGAAAAAAGTATTTTGGGAATATGGAGAAGAACGTTGGGCCTTAAAGATTGCAAATAACATTGTACAGTCGAGACATAAAAAGAAATTTGAAACCAACACGGATCTGGTAAAACTTGTGGAGTCATCGATCCCTAGAAAGTTTTGGCCCAAAGAAACCCATCCTGCGACAAGGATATTCCAAGCACTTCGGATTGAGGTCAACGAAGAGTTGTTACATGCTGAAAAAGGAATCAGAAATATTGCCGCTTGTTTGAAAACGGGAGGTGTTTTGGCCTGCATTTCCTTCCATTCATTGGAAGATCGGATTGTAAAATGGACATTCAGAGACCTAAAAGCCAATGACCAATTTGAAATTTTAACAAAAAAACCGATTCTCCCAACCGACACAGAAATCAGAGAAAACCGTGCCTCTCGGTCTGCAAAATTGCGGGGCATTCAAAAAATAGAACCGATATTGAATAAGAGATGGGAACGATGA
- a CDS encoding CheR family methyltransferase, which produces MDFRTSLNTIGDAEFEFIKNLVYKQAGIFLAPHKKIMVQSRLNARLRTLGIVSFENYVAKLKLDPKFATDEMQELINRITTNKTDFFRENHHFEFLKTQYFPSLEQAAAAGGPKTLRIWCSASSTGEEPYSIAITVYEYFNSKPGWNCKIYASDIDTQVIATAKKGLYRDERLEPVSEAMKSKHFIKTSDKDHVFYEAKPHLKALIDFRQINLLHFPFPITEKLDLIFCRNVVIYFDKPTQKTLFQNFEVSLKPKGYLILGHSETMFGISDSFKFLGHTIYQKKD; this is translated from the coding sequence TTGGACTTTCGAACATCTTTAAACACAATCGGTGATGCTGAATTTGAATTCATTAAGAATTTAGTGTACAAACAAGCAGGTATCTTTTTAGCACCGCATAAAAAAATCATGGTGCAGTCCAGGCTCAATGCAAGACTTCGGACATTGGGGATTGTTAGTTTTGAGAATTATGTTGCTAAACTAAAACTTGATCCAAAATTTGCGACTGATGAAATGCAAGAACTCATCAACCGCATAACAACAAACAAAACAGATTTTTTCCGAGAAAACCATCATTTTGAATTTCTAAAAACACAATACTTTCCTTCCCTCGAACAAGCTGCTGCAGCGGGTGGACCAAAAACATTACGCATTTGGTGTTCTGCTTCTTCTACAGGGGAAGAACCTTATTCCATTGCCATAACGGTTTATGAATATTTTAATTCTAAACCAGGTTGGAATTGTAAAATTTACGCCTCAGACATTGATACGCAAGTGATTGCCACTGCAAAGAAAGGCCTTTACCGTGATGAAAGATTGGAACCTGTTTCGGAAGCCATGAAATCTAAACATTTCATCAAAACCTCAGACAAAGACCATGTGTTTTATGAAGCCAAACCTCATTTGAAAGCTCTGATTGACTTTAGACAAATTAACCTTTTACACTTTCCTTTTCCTATTACCGAAAAATTGGATTTAATTTTTTGTAGGAATGTGGTGATTTACTTTGATAAACCCACCCAAAAAACGTTATTTCAAAACTTCGAAGTCAGTTTGAAACCAAAAGGATATTTGATTTTAGGACACTCGGAAACGATGTTTGGAATCTCAGATAGTTTTAAGTTTTTGGGGCATACCATCTATCAGAAGAAAGATTAG
- a CDS encoding GAF domain-containing SpoIIE family protein phosphatase, whose translation MVDFKVSKRMLVNFRGQNKVVGGLTDKDKIAILLYISKEFANLDREDQLFSKVILICQEIFESDNTTLRLWDGEFLVPVKFVKETEPPRRNLVAGEGYSGSVFETREPVLVNDLTRSAHFFDEGETTKSVMCVPIMQKEEILGTLAVESERENFYITDDLEILEALTSQLALALYGVRLIEGLVTARAREAAILNQLEWDLKMGRNVQSQILPQDLSAWNGIYFASHYEPMAEVSGDLVDIVRQGHSLTAINIDVSGHGIPAALVTMAIHHQFRRSVMAGLGLTEIMEELGEKLREQLPESTYFTAFMVRIFSDYTFGYVNAGHQRMLHYKAADDTFIQYDTKGVPLGILPVRKIDYEEKQGKLEPGDFLLLISDGFSEQRNHLKDEVGVDRILTWLQDEREKLVMEGRGKVDLKKLSAAFVERFRAYQGDVPNGDDLSFLFLYCGDSIPEASHYIQLAKQSNSKMKMEEAYAQALKAFSIDSSLKEILVFLGKMYYRDGKYNEAIRYLEEYLRTSGDNTAASHFMMGRAYYKAGMISEAKRALKMALSSDHSFAKASILLAQCYLKENAKPKAIKVLQQGVKNTPQSMELKTSLLRLESHSQKVS comes from the coding sequence ATGGTTGATTTCAAAGTTTCCAAACGAATGCTCGTCAACTTCCGCGGACAAAACAAAGTCGTGGGAGGATTAACAGACAAAGATAAAATTGCGATCCTTCTCTACATATCCAAAGAATTTGCTAATTTAGATAGAGAAGACCAACTCTTTTCCAAAGTCATCCTGATCTGTCAGGAAATTTTTGAGTCGGACAATACTACGCTCCGACTTTGGGATGGAGAGTTCCTCGTTCCTGTAAAGTTTGTCAAAGAAACAGAACCTCCTCGCCGGAACTTAGTGGCAGGAGAAGGGTATTCCGGATCTGTTTTTGAAACAAGAGAACCGGTTCTAGTCAATGACCTCACTCGCTCTGCCCACTTCTTTGATGAGGGCGAAACAACAAAATCGGTTATGTGTGTTCCCATCATGCAAAAGGAAGAAATTCTTGGGACACTCGCCGTAGAAAGTGAACGTGAAAATTTTTACATCACTGATGACTTAGAAATTCTCGAAGCCCTCACTTCTCAATTGGCCCTAGCCCTTTATGGGGTCAGGCTGATTGAAGGACTTGTCACCGCAAGAGCGAGAGAGGCTGCCATCTTAAATCAGTTAGAATGGGATTTGAAGATGGGACGAAATGTCCAAAGCCAAATTCTCCCCCAAGATTTAAGTGCTTGGAACGGAATCTATTTTGCAAGTCACTATGAGCCAATGGCAGAAGTCAGTGGAGACTTGGTGGACATTGTGAGACAAGGCCATTCCCTTACAGCAATTAACATTGATGTGTCGGGACATGGAATTCCAGCGGCCCTTGTCACCATGGCCATCCACCACCAGTTTCGTAGATCGGTAATGGCTGGACTTGGACTTACGGAAATTATGGAAGAACTTGGTGAAAAACTTAGAGAACAACTTCCAGAGTCTACTTACTTCACTGCCTTTATGGTTCGTATTTTTAGCGATTATACTTTTGGTTATGTAAATGCAGGCCACCAACGTATGTTACATTACAAAGCTGCTGATGATACCTTCATTCAGTATGATACCAAAGGTGTTCCTCTCGGAATTCTTCCTGTCAGAAAAATTGATTACGAAGAAAAACAAGGTAAATTGGAACCGGGAGATTTTCTCCTCTTAATTTCAGATGGATTTAGCGAACAAAGAAACCATTTAAAAGACGAAGTGGGAGTGGATCGAATCCTTACGTGGTTACAAGACGAAAGAGAAAAACTTGTTATGGAAGGTCGTGGAAAGGTAGATTTAAAAAAATTATCAGCGGCTTTTGTTGAAAGATTTCGGGCTTACCAAGGTGACGTTCCCAATGGAGATGATTTAAGTTTTTTATTCCTCTATTGTGGGGATTCCATTCCAGAAGCTTCGCATTACATCCAACTTGCGAAACAATCCAATTCCAAAATGAAAATGGAAGAGGCTTATGCTCAGGCCCTAAAAGCTTTTAGCATCGATTCTTCCTTGAAGGAAATTTTGGTATTTTTGGGAAAAATGTATTACCGAGACGGAAAATACAACGAAGCGATTCGGTATTTGGAAGAGTATTTACGAACCTCTGGGGATAATACAGCAGCATCTCATTTTATGATGGGACGGGCTTATTATAAAGCCGGAATGATTTCCGAAGCAAAACGGGCGTTAAAGATGGCTCTTTCGAGTGACCATAGTTTTGCGAAAGCAAGTATCTTACTTGCACAATGTTATTTGAAAGAAAATGCGAAACCAAAAGCAATCAAAGTATTGCAACAAGGCGTAAAGAACACACCTCAAAGTATGGAATTAAAAACTTCACTTTTAAGGTTAGAATCACATTCGCAGAAAGTTAGTTAA